One genomic segment of Vibrio penaeicida includes these proteins:
- the grxB gene encoding glutaredoxin 2: MKLFVFEHCPYCIKAMMVAGLKGLDVEEVFLQNDDVDARIEKVGANMVPILQKPDGSYMAESLDIAKHLDASDGASVITEGKFGDKISEILAQSFEFSGPLLYPRWLMIELPEYGSEAAKAWFTKNKSAMIGMSFEEAFFKSDEYLPKMNALLEKLDWLTLPSERGNTISYDDVNLYPHLRNLTVVKGIQFPQRVRQYIDEVTALTKIRLFDSVAV, encoded by the coding sequence ATGAAGCTGTTTGTATTTGAACATTGCCCGTATTGCATTAAAGCAATGATGGTCGCTGGCTTGAAAGGTCTTGACGTTGAAGAAGTGTTTTTGCAAAACGACGACGTAGATGCCCGTATTGAAAAAGTGGGTGCGAATATGGTGCCGATCCTTCAAAAGCCTGATGGCAGCTATATGGCAGAAAGTTTGGATATCGCGAAACATTTGGATGCGTCAGATGGTGCTTCAGTGATTACCGAAGGTAAATTTGGTGACAAAATTAGTGAGATATTAGCGCAATCGTTTGAGTTTAGTGGTCCTTTGCTTTACCCGCGTTGGTTGATGATTGAATTACCAGAGTACGGCAGTGAAGCAGCTAAAGCGTGGTTTACCAAAAACAAATCCGCCATGATAGGGATGAGTTTTGAAGAAGCCTTCTTTAAGTCTGATGAATACTTACCAAAAATGAATGCGTTGCTTGAAAAACTGGATTGGCTGACATTGCCTTCAGAGCGAGGTAATACCATCAGTTACGACGATGTGAACTTATATCCTCATCTACGTAATCTAACGGTTGTGAAAGGTATTCAGTTCCCTCAGCGCGTTCGACAATACATAGATGAAGTCACTGCGCTTACTAAGATCCGCTTGTTCGATTCAGTCGCCGTGTAG
- the cspE gene encoding transcription antiterminator/RNA stability regulator CspE, with amino-acid sequence MSNKVTGSVKWFNEEKGFGFISQDNGGADVFVHFRAIASEGFKTLNEGQKVTFEVEQGQKGLQAANVVPA; translated from the coding sequence ATGTCTAACAAAGTAACTGGTTCTGTAAAGTGGTTTAACGAAGAGAAAGGTTTCGGTTTCATTTCTCAAGATAACGGCGGTGCTGACGTATTCGTTCACTTCCGTGCTATCGCTTCTGAAGGTTTCAAAACTCTTAACGAAGGTCAGAAAGTGACTTTTGAAGTAGAGCAAGGCCAAAAAGGTCTTCAGGCTGCTAACGTAGTACCTGCGTAA
- a CDS encoding helix-turn-helix domain-containing protein, translating into MDTRLLQETCAILKRELKSNHISYKALANELNISEVSVKRLLNNIQPLSMQRMMTISQLVNFPLSKILAEAERNAFSIPLFTSEQDLAFCDCPALFTFWTELSENRSPKEIGQRHELDDASLYLYLRKLEKFNFIELQANNNCKVLVPAHTAFEKGAKFSCFFTRQVLNGLKERVVDIQLEDDQAFLISLKAELTKEEFAEVSLKLEEWMFNKLRESQNLKEREGLKVSPYTFGFMGAQGAFHGEMPKIPKIKTIY; encoded by the coding sequence ATGGATACCCGTTTGCTTCAAGAAACATGCGCCATCTTGAAAAGAGAATTAAAAAGTAATCATATTTCCTACAAAGCACTTGCGAATGAGTTGAACATATCTGAAGTCAGTGTAAAACGGCTGTTAAACAACATACAGCCTCTATCAATGCAACGGATGATGACGATTAGCCAGTTAGTGAATTTTCCTCTATCGAAAATTCTTGCTGAAGCCGAGCGTAATGCTTTCTCCATCCCCCTTTTTACATCTGAGCAAGATTTAGCATTTTGTGATTGCCCTGCTTTATTTACTTTTTGGACAGAGTTATCTGAGAACCGATCTCCCAAAGAGATAGGACAACGCCACGAACTGGATGATGCGTCTCTATATTTATACCTAAGAAAGCTTGAAAAGTTTAACTTCATCGAGTTACAAGCAAACAACAACTGCAAGGTTCTTGTTCCCGCGCACACTGCTTTTGAGAAAGGAGCAAAATTTTCTTGTTTCTTTACTCGCCAAGTACTCAATGGACTAAAAGAAAGAGTAGTGGATATACAATTGGAGGACGATCAGGCTTTCCTCATCAGCCTTAAGGCAGAGTTAACAAAAGAAGAGTTTGCTGAAGTTTCACTCAAGTTAGAAGAATGGATGTTTAACAAACTACGAGAAAGTCAGAATCTAAAGGAGCGAGAAGGATTAAAAGTGAGCCCATACACTTTTGGGTTTATGGGCGCACAAGGCGCTTTTCACGGGGAAATGCCCAAAATCCCAAAGATAAAGACAATATATTGA
- a CDS encoding MFS transporter produces MEIPMGGLADKYGKRRTYLVSLFTNMVGCIVLLVSYDFSFLLMSSFILGASRALYSGTLDALFYDSFQHQAGDGTFHSALAKVNVMITFGLAIGSLIGGVLPDVISGLGASFSSVYDLNILTVIIGNVLLLAGTIWVIPNQKQLTRIDPSIAVSSAQSNLQTIKSAFTHCVIKRLMQTTLVLGMVLSAAENHWQPYLARIIEDTGYGITMFGVVSSLYFLMSAVASLGSITLLTWFNGSHRMLMLVTRCMAGVLFFLLAHTTSFLGFLVCYLGFFFLFTLGHNSESVLLNDNTSEEVRSTILSVSSFVVTIGGVVSSLVFGFISEHYGIPLSWQLSGILLVVSSFVLLFIPRSNIG; encoded by the coding sequence TTGGAAATCCCAATGGGAGGCTTAGCAGATAAATATGGTAAGAGACGCACATACCTTGTTTCACTATTTACGAATATGGTGGGTTGTATTGTGCTTTTGGTGTCTTATGATTTTTCATTCCTGCTAATGTCATCTTTTATTTTAGGCGCTTCTCGTGCCTTATATTCAGGCACTCTCGATGCATTATTTTATGATTCCTTTCAGCATCAAGCTGGTGATGGCACCTTTCATTCGGCATTAGCAAAAGTGAACGTGATGATTACGTTTGGACTTGCAATTGGGTCTCTAATTGGCGGTGTGCTACCTGACGTGATAAGTGGCTTAGGAGCCAGTTTTTCTAGCGTTTATGATTTGAATATTTTGACTGTGATCATAGGTAACGTGTTGCTACTGGCAGGTACTATATGGGTAATTCCTAACCAAAAACAACTGACCCGGATTGACCCATCCATTGCCGTCAGTTCAGCTCAAAGCAATCTCCAAACAATAAAAAGCGCTTTTACACATTGTGTCATCAAGCGATTGATGCAGACCACTTTAGTATTAGGCATGGTGCTGAGCGCCGCTGAGAATCATTGGCAGCCTTATCTCGCACGTATTATTGAAGATACAGGGTATGGAATCACCATGTTTGGTGTGGTGTCTTCTTTGTATTTCTTGATGTCCGCTGTCGCTTCACTTGGCTCTATAACATTGTTGACTTGGTTTAATGGGTCTCATCGAATGCTGATGTTGGTCACGAGATGTATGGCTGGTGTACTCTTCTTTTTACTTGCGCATACCACATCGTTTTTAGGCTTTTTAGTGTGTTATTTGGGCTTTTTCTTCCTTTTCACTTTGGGACACAATTCAGAAAGTGTTTTGCTAAACGACAATACCAGCGAAGAAGTGCGTTCTACAATACTGTCGGTGAGCTCGTTCGTTGTAACGATTGGTGGGGTAGTGTCCTCCTTAGTGTTTGGCTTTATATCAGAACATTACGGTATACCTCTAAGCTGGCAGCTATCCGGTATATTGCTTGTGGTTTCTTCATTTGTACTTTTATTTATACCAAGGAGTAACATTGGCTAA
- the creD gene encoding cell envelope integrity protein CreD — translation MNNQLGIKFGFVLFLFLLLQIPVSMIEDLISERSYRQQEVQQDIARSSSGEQRIMGPFINIQYTETITNKDKEFMLERQAFILPDTFNLTSHLESFEKYRGIYKARLYQAQTDLNGGFDLSSLDDLSEFTIDKISMVVGISDSRGLINLGELSLDGQSIEVEPGTGMNQMTQGFHSKLDIDTLDTSKPLTFDLNFLLQGMGNLQITPIGNNTSVKLSSSWPHPSFIGDYLPISSDIQETGFSAQWATNNFSTNITQLFDKCMSDNTECYELNGRQMGVDLIDPVDHYLKSHRAVNYSLLVITLIFASFFLLELFQARPIHPIQYGFVGLALALFYLLLISLSEHTGFNWAYLVSAVASTALLSVYVGGMLNNRKHGSIFGISLLILYGLLFGLLQAESYALLMGTLLCFVVLSLVMVMTRNVNWYERTNAQPQSNHDADFEDGKQ, via the coding sequence ATGAACAACCAACTCGGCATAAAGTTTGGCTTTGTGCTGTTTTTATTTCTGCTACTGCAGATTCCAGTATCCATGATTGAAGACCTTATTTCTGAGCGTTCCTATCGACAGCAGGAAGTTCAGCAAGACATCGCTCGAAGCAGCAGCGGTGAGCAGCGCATCATGGGACCTTTCATCAATATTCAGTACACGGAAACCATCACTAATAAAGACAAAGAATTCATGCTCGAACGTCAGGCGTTCATTTTACCCGATACCTTTAACCTGACGTCTCATCTTGAAAGTTTCGAGAAATACAGAGGGATCTATAAAGCTCGCCTTTATCAAGCGCAGACCGACCTCAATGGGGGGTTTGATCTCTCTTCGCTGGATGATTTGAGCGAATTCACAATAGATAAGATCAGCATGGTGGTGGGCATCAGTGACAGCAGAGGGTTAATCAACTTAGGGGAGTTATCACTCGATGGACAATCCATCGAAGTTGAACCAGGTACTGGGATGAACCAAATGACACAAGGTTTCCACAGCAAACTGGACATCGATACTTTAGATACATCTAAGCCGCTAACATTTGATTTGAACTTCTTGCTACAAGGTATGGGTAATCTACAAATCACCCCGATTGGCAACAATACCAGTGTTAAGCTTTCCTCTAGCTGGCCTCACCCGAGTTTTATTGGCGATTATTTGCCTATTTCTTCCGATATCCAAGAAACCGGCTTCAGCGCTCAATGGGCAACCAACAACTTTTCAACCAACATTACCCAACTGTTTGATAAATGCATGTCAGACAATACCGAATGTTACGAACTTAACGGCAGGCAAATGGGTGTGGACTTGATTGACCCTGTCGACCATTACCTTAAATCCCATCGCGCCGTAAACTATTCTCTGCTGGTCATTACCCTTATATTCGCTAGCTTCTTCTTATTAGAGCTGTTCCAAGCGCGCCCTATTCACCCTATCCAGTACGGTTTTGTGGGTCTTGCTCTAGCGCTGTTCTATTTGTTGCTGATTTCCCTTAGTGAGCATACTGGCTTCAATTGGGCATACTTAGTGTCTGCCGTTGCGTCCACTGCCTTATTGAGTGTGTACGTGGGCGGTATGCTGAATAACCGTAAACATGGCAGCATCTTTGGCATCAGTTTACTCATTCTGTACGGATTGTTGTTCGGGCTGCTGCAAGCCGAAAGCTATGCCCTACTGATGGGAACACTATTGTGCTTTGTCGTTTTAAGCTTAGTTATGGTGATGACTCGAAACGTCAATTGGTATGAACGGACAAATGCACAGCCTCAATCCAACCATGATGCTGATTTCGAAGACGGTAAACAGTAA
- the creC gene encoding two-component system sensor histidine kinase CreC — protein sequence MTDKTFNWPKIPLGIRLFFLYFVLVGMTAYIVSQTVIQELKPTVRQATEETLVDMANLLAVLAEEEVANGEMTQSRFASLLTAYGKREPEARIWEIGKKVINHRIYITNRNGIVIADSWQQDVGKDYSQWNDVYLTLRGKYGARSTTENPEDPLSTVMHVAAPIYHQGEIIGSVTVAKANRSVQPFIDLSKRNVLFWMMWMTGLVLLTGALIAWRIHSALHKLEDYAEKMGRGEKVTKPTFRIFYEYGTLSNALEKMRNQLDGKHYVEEYVQTLTHELKSPISAIKGASEILQMPLPEEKISRFAGNIERESNRMQLLIDKLLELARLEKMPQLENTQPLPLLMMLEEVVHASDAKLSKKSASCEITASEPSASDSPLTVCGDSFLLKQALFNLMENALDFVFEQGSIHWCISYSGGNAELTVFNTGPHIPDYALERITERFYSLPRESGVKSTGLGLNFVEQVAKLHSGTLEIANVEGGVKVTLQLPTP from the coding sequence ATGACCGACAAAACGTTCAATTGGCCTAAAATCCCCCTCGGGATTCGTCTGTTCTTCCTCTACTTTGTTTTGGTGGGCATGACTGCCTATATCGTTAGCCAAACGGTCATTCAAGAACTGAAACCGACCGTGCGCCAAGCGACAGAGGAAACGTTAGTCGACATGGCGAATTTGCTTGCCGTACTGGCGGAAGAAGAAGTTGCAAATGGTGAAATGACACAAAGTCGATTTGCCAGTTTACTGACCGCTTATGGTAAGCGAGAACCGGAAGCGAGAATCTGGGAAATCGGCAAAAAAGTCATTAATCATCGAATCTATATCACCAATAGAAATGGCATTGTTATCGCAGATTCTTGGCAGCAAGACGTGGGCAAAGATTACTCTCAGTGGAATGACGTGTACTTAACGTTACGCGGAAAATATGGGGCTCGCAGTACAACAGAAAACCCCGAAGATCCTCTTTCTACGGTTATGCACGTTGCCGCCCCCATCTACCATCAAGGAGAAATTATCGGCAGCGTTACGGTCGCGAAAGCCAATCGGAGTGTTCAGCCTTTTATCGATCTTTCAAAACGAAATGTCTTGTTCTGGATGATGTGGATGACAGGGCTAGTATTGCTCACCGGTGCGCTCATCGCTTGGCGTATTCACTCTGCCCTACATAAACTTGAAGATTACGCAGAAAAAATGGGGCGCGGAGAAAAAGTCACCAAGCCGACTTTTCGAATCTTTTATGAATACGGCACGCTAAGTAATGCGCTGGAAAAAATGCGCAATCAACTCGACGGAAAACACTACGTTGAAGAGTATGTTCAAACACTCACCCACGAACTTAAAAGCCCAATCTCTGCCATTAAAGGTGCGAGTGAAATCTTGCAGATGCCGCTACCGGAAGAAAAAATAAGCCGTTTCGCTGGCAACATAGAACGCGAAAGCAACCGAATGCAATTGCTTATCGATAAACTGTTGGAGTTAGCTCGGTTAGAAAAAATGCCTCAATTGGAAAATACGCAGCCACTTCCCCTACTCATGATGTTGGAAGAAGTTGTGCACGCCTCAGACGCCAAGCTCAGTAAAAAATCGGCATCATGCGAAATAACTGCGAGTGAACCAAGCGCGTCAGACAGTCCGTTAACCGTATGCGGCGACAGTTTCTTATTGAAACAGGCATTATTCAACTTAATGGAAAACGCCCTCGATTTTGTTTTTGAACAAGGCAGTATTCATTGGTGTATCTCGTACAGTGGTGGAAATGCGGAGCTCACAGTGTTCAATACAGGGCCGCACATTCCTGACTACGCCCTAGAAAGAATCACCGAACGGTTTTACTCACTGCCTAGGGAAAGTGGCGTGAAAAGCACTGGGTTGGGGCTTAACTTCGTTGAGCAAGTCGCTAAGTTGCACAGTGGTACACTCGAGATAGCCAACGTCGAGGGCGGGGTCAAAGTCACGCTGCAGCTTCCAACCCCTTAA
- a CDS encoding response regulator, producing MNILIIEDEPAIAENLIHVLEMDGYQVDWFSTAGEGLAHLKAQSPDLLVLDVGLPDGNGFELCKTIRDFSAIPIIFLTARHDEIDRVVGLEIGADDYVTKPFSPREMLARIKLRIKSRPLVSPPPEAEKSVESTQDLYPENFDYRVGSQNLGLTAVEFKILHKLIDVSTNVLSREQLMIAADMTPDAIYERNIDSHIKAIRNKLKPFGMTDRICTKRGFGYYYCAQNSHRCKA from the coding sequence TTGAATATCCTGATCATTGAAGATGAACCCGCTATTGCTGAAAATTTAATCCACGTTTTGGAAATGGATGGTTATCAAGTGGACTGGTTTTCAACCGCTGGTGAAGGGCTTGCCCATTTAAAAGCACAAAGCCCAGATTTATTGGTTCTGGATGTGGGGCTACCGGATGGAAATGGCTTCGAGCTATGTAAAACCATTCGAGATTTTTCCGCAATCCCTATCATTTTTTTAACCGCCAGACATGATGAAATAGACCGAGTTGTTGGACTAGAAATCGGGGCTGATGATTACGTAACCAAACCTTTTAGCCCTCGGGAAATGCTTGCAAGAATCAAGCTTCGTATTAAATCTCGCCCATTAGTCTCTCCCCCACCTGAAGCGGAAAAATCGGTCGAGAGTACCCAAGACTTATACCCTGAGAATTTTGACTACCGTGTGGGCAGCCAAAACCTAGGTCTAACCGCTGTGGAATTCAAAATCCTTCATAAGTTGATTGATGTATCGACCAATGTACTTAGCCGAGAACAGCTCATGATCGCTGCCGACATGACGCCAGATGCCATCTACGAACGTAATATCGATTCTCACATTAAAGCCATTCGCAACAAACTCAAACCCTTTGGTATGACAGATAGAATTTGTACAAAACGCGGGTTCGGATACTACTATTGCGCTCAAAACTCACACCGCTGTAAGGCTTAA
- a CDS encoding sulfite exporter TauE/SafE family protein, translating into MELILLLVIIAIGTYFQTVAGFGIAIIIIGLTSAFQLYSLPVIAAIISLITIGNCLVALKGVGRQTPWRKWVFTILGVMPGIYIGLLGLNHLSGEAISTLEFLLGCIILYSAISLFWRASAKKELSSVRSFSVAGFTSGLCSGMFGLGGPPLVYHFYRQPMAMEHIRALLLSTFLCSSVSRTVLLAWENQLTPEILTISAAAIPLVMLVTYLTQKYPTNIAPNTMRKGISIVLFLIAMRLMVPFFIDMLPK; encoded by the coding sequence ATGGAATTAATCCTGTTACTCGTTATTATCGCCATTGGCACGTATTTCCAAACTGTAGCAGGGTTTGGTATCGCCATAATCATTATCGGCTTGACCAGCGCTTTCCAACTCTACAGTTTACCTGTTATCGCTGCCATCATCAGTTTGATAACAATCGGAAATTGTCTAGTCGCCTTAAAAGGTGTTGGTCGGCAAACCCCTTGGCGTAAATGGGTGTTCACCATTTTAGGTGTTATGCCTGGTATCTATATTGGTCTACTGGGCTTGAACCATCTCAGTGGTGAAGCGATAAGTACTTTGGAGTTTTTGTTGGGCTGTATCATCTTGTACAGCGCCATCAGTTTATTTTGGCGAGCGTCGGCAAAAAAAGAACTCTCTAGTGTTCGTAGTTTCTCTGTTGCTGGCTTTACTTCGGGGCTTTGTAGCGGAATGTTCGGGCTGGGCGGCCCTCCACTTGTTTACCACTTTTATCGCCAACCTATGGCAATGGAGCATATTCGTGCGCTGTTGCTTTCCACCTTTCTTTGCAGTTCGGTTTCTCGAACGGTGCTTCTTGCATGGGAAAACCAGCTCACCCCTGAAATTCTGACTATTTCAGCCGCAGCGATTCCCTTAGTGATGCTTGTGACCTACTTAACCCAGAAATATCCGACGAATATCGCCCCCAATACCATGAGAAAAGGGATATCGATTGTGTTATTTCTGATCGCAATGCGCTTGATGGTGCCGTTCTTTATAGACATGCTCCCCAAGTGA
- the pta gene encoding phosphate acetyltransferase — MKAIEKIIESARNNPKKIVLCEAQDKRILNASLKAHQLGVAEIILVGSNKDLEAQALAQGLSLSGLTLICIDDSSLTKPLSKALYELRKHKGISLQDAEALIRQPLVFASMLVREGYADGLVAGSVYTTADVVRNAIQLIGTNKAFPLVSSFFIMMLCEPFHQHKGPLIFTDCGLVVDPNEEQLANIAITAANSAQQLLNVEPRVAMLSFSTNGSAQHSSVDKVINASKRVKYQRPELAIDEDVQFDAAIVAEVANKKAPNSTVKGNANVLVFPNLEAGNIGYKLAERLSGAKAIGPLLQGLAKPANDLSRGCSEDDIFHVIATTVVQAQHT, encoded by the coding sequence ATGAAAGCAATTGAAAAGATCATCGAATCCGCAAGAAACAACCCAAAAAAGATCGTGTTGTGCGAAGCACAAGATAAGCGCATCCTCAACGCCAGTTTAAAGGCTCATCAACTCGGGGTCGCTGAGATAATATTGGTTGGCAGCAACAAAGATCTTGAAGCGCAAGCTTTGGCACAAGGGCTATCGTTGTCTGGGTTAACCTTGATTTGTATCGACGATAGCTCACTTACCAAGCCGTTGAGCAAAGCATTGTATGAGTTAAGGAAACACAAAGGGATCAGCCTACAAGATGCTGAAGCATTGATTCGTCAACCGCTCGTTTTTGCATCTATGCTTGTACGAGAGGGCTATGCTGATGGGCTGGTCGCAGGATCGGTATACACCACAGCGGATGTCGTTCGTAATGCCATTCAGTTAATTGGCACCAACAAAGCATTCCCGCTCGTGTCGAGCTTTTTCATCATGATGTTATGTGAGCCTTTCCACCAGCATAAAGGACCACTCATATTTACAGACTGCGGCTTGGTGGTGGATCCAAACGAAGAACAACTTGCCAATATTGCGATCACAGCAGCCAATAGCGCACAGCAACTTCTGAATGTAGAACCGAGAGTCGCGATGCTTTCATTCTCAACAAATGGAAGTGCGCAACATTCTTCGGTAGACAAAGTGATAAATGCGTCAAAAAGAGTAAAATATCAACGACCTGAACTGGCAATTGATGAAGATGTGCAATTCGATGCCGCCATCGTCGCAGAAGTTGCTAATAAGAAGGCACCAAATTCAACCGTAAAAGGCAACGCCAACGTGCTCGTTTTCCCTAATTTAGAAGCAGGAAACATCGGCTACAAACTGGCAGAAAGACTCAGTGGCGCAAAAGCTATAGGGCCTCTTTTACAGGGACTGGCAAAACCCGCCAACGATTTGTCCCGAGGTTGCAGCGAAGACGATATATTCCATGTCATCGCCACAACGGTTGTTCAAGCTCAACATACCTAA
- a CDS encoding IclR family transcriptional regulator, translating to MDSQSPTQPPKVEGDTPTLRLFALLEVIAEKDEFFSLQSLVEETGLPKPTLHRMLQQLESAGIVQRDHDDRHYSTGIRLRRFAEKLLLNSTIHSARHAVLLQLQNEVGESCNLTALSGGEIVYVDRVETQAPLRFYLHPGSRVPVHCSATGKLFLANMNAKQRRRVLTTTELERYTQHTKTNIEDLEEELDLVKNNGYAIDNEEFLPGLFCVAVLVPSKRGRSNLGIAIQAPIIRLKPEQALHFLPALQRAANALAKIEEEEDERLSDK from the coding sequence ATGGACAGCCAGTCACCCACTCAGCCTCCAAAAGTGGAGGGTGATACGCCCACCTTGCGCCTTTTTGCTTTACTCGAAGTGATCGCGGAAAAGGACGAATTTTTCTCATTACAAAGCCTTGTCGAAGAAACGGGTTTGCCAAAGCCCACATTACACCGAATGCTTCAGCAGCTAGAGAGCGCTGGCATTGTTCAGCGTGACCATGATGACAGGCACTACAGCACCGGAATACGATTACGCCGTTTTGCGGAAAAGTTGCTACTGAACAGTACGATTCACAGTGCGAGGCACGCCGTGTTACTGCAATTGCAAAATGAAGTGGGAGAAAGCTGTAACCTTACGGCGCTTTCTGGGGGCGAAATTGTCTATGTTGATCGCGTAGAAACCCAAGCCCCACTTCGCTTTTATTTGCACCCCGGTTCTCGTGTGCCTGTGCATTGCAGTGCAACGGGTAAGCTTTTCCTCGCGAATATGAATGCCAAACAGCGCAGACGTGTGTTAACCACCACTGAATTAGAGCGTTACACCCAGCATACGAAAACCAACATTGAAGATTTGGAAGAAGAACTCGACCTCGTTAAGAACAATGGTTACGCCATCGATAACGAAGAGTTTTTACCCGGTCTGTTCTGTGTTGCTGTGTTAGTGCCTTCAAAACGTGGACGCTCTAATCTTGGTATTGCCATACAAGCGCCGATTATTCGCCTAAAACCAGAACAAGCTCTACATTTTCTTCCTGCTTTGCAGCGCGCAGCCAATGCATTGGCCAAAATAGAAGAGGAAGAAGATGAACGGTTGTCTGACAAATAG
- a CDS encoding UTRA domain-containing protein, whose amino-acid sequence MQYVEIKIAVEEQIESGLLPPGQKLPPERKLAESFNTTRVTLREALSLLEIEGKIYREDRRGWFISPPPLSYDPGKDFSFTALATANERKPRTEVLTSKTILATKYASQILDLQPFSDVHKIERLRYLDERPVMHVTHYVQPDYAPSLLDHDLTFSLSGICASEFGIHPASTQIRLRTTSLLGDIAQSLRATPGAPAMVIERSSLDSSGAIIDCRIEYWRHDAISIESSVELKK is encoded by the coding sequence GTGCAATACGTAGAGATTAAAATCGCAGTAGAAGAGCAGATTGAGTCTGGTTTATTACCTCCTGGGCAAAAACTGCCTCCGGAACGTAAATTAGCTGAGTCATTTAACACGACTCGAGTAACACTGCGAGAAGCACTATCGCTGCTTGAGATTGAAGGAAAAATCTACCGAGAAGATAGGCGAGGTTGGTTTATCTCGCCTCCGCCACTAAGCTACGACCCGGGTAAAGACTTCAGTTTTACGGCATTAGCGACGGCGAATGAAAGAAAGCCTAGAACCGAAGTTCTCACATCGAAAACCATTTTGGCGACCAAATACGCTTCTCAGATTTTGGATCTTCAACCTTTCTCTGATGTGCATAAAATTGAGAGGCTTCGTTACCTCGATGAACGCCCCGTCATGCATGTGACTCATTATGTTCAGCCTGACTATGCACCGAGCTTGCTCGATCACGACCTTACCTTTTCACTCAGTGGTATTTGCGCGAGTGAATTCGGTATTCACCCTGCATCGACTCAAATTCGGCTACGAACTACTTCACTGCTTGGAGACATTGCACAGTCTTTACGTGCAACACCGGGTGCCCCCGCAATGGTGATTGAGCGCTCTAGCTTAGACAGTTCCGGTGCGATCATTGATTGTCGCATCGAATATTGGCGACATGATGCGATCAGTATTGAATCGAGTGTGGAGCTGAAAAAATAG
- a CDS encoding EamA family transporter, which yields MSLFAIALVVFSALLHASWNIIGKSKQGAGGSFFLASAYAPTLILAPYTFWFLSSPEISLPSQFWLWVCVSAVFQAVYMLGLAYAYQRADVGVIYPIARATPVLMVGMGTVLLGQTLSDAQWIGFTLITLGCLFVPLVTFSQFRLSDYMNSGVAWALVAAVGTTGYSILDKVAIDILTTEVKEVYSAQQVAIFYLGVQFAFMAATLTLTFALTKQWHVFRKGWEMKKSATVAGVMMGVTYTLVLYAMTLTENVSLVVALRQTSIIFGLLLGIIFLKEKWLYTRGVGVVCIVVGLVLALI from the coding sequence ATGTCGTTGTTTGCTATTGCGTTAGTGGTTTTCTCGGCGTTGCTGCACGCGAGTTGGAATATCATTGGCAAATCTAAACAAGGTGCTGGTGGTTCGTTTTTTCTTGCTTCGGCGTATGCTCCAACTCTTATCTTAGCCCCTTATACGTTTTGGTTTCTCTCTTCTCCCGAGATTTCATTGCCTTCCCAATTTTGGCTTTGGGTATGTGTGAGTGCGGTATTTCAAGCTGTTTACATGCTTGGGTTAGCGTACGCTTATCAGCGTGCCGATGTTGGCGTGATTTATCCTATCGCGAGAGCCACGCCAGTACTGATGGTTGGTATGGGGACGGTATTGTTAGGGCAGACATTGAGTGATGCTCAATGGATTGGCTTTACCTTAATTACCCTTGGCTGCCTGTTTGTTCCGCTCGTGACATTCAGCCAGTTTAGGCTATCCGATTACATGAATAGTGGTGTGGCTTGGGCGCTTGTCGCCGCAGTGGGGACAACGGGTTACTCCATTCTGGATAAAGTCGCGATAGACATTCTTACCACTGAAGTGAAGGAAGTTTACAGTGCGCAACAGGTGGCTATCTTCTATTTGGGCGTTCAGTTTGCATTTATGGCCGCGACATTAACCCTGACCTTTGCTTTAACGAAACAATGGCATGTCTTTCGAAAAGGTTGGGAAATGAAAAAGTCCGCCACCGTTGCAGGCGTCATGATGGGCGTAACGTACACCTTAGTTTTGTATGCCATGACGCTAACGGAAAACGTCAGCTTGGTGGTTGCTTTACGCCAGACCAGCATCATATTTGGGCTTTTATTGGGAATTATTTTCTTGAAAGAAAAGTGGCTGTATACAAGAGGTGTCGGGGTGGTGTGTATTGTCGTTGGACTTGTCTTGGCTCTTATTTGA